One Yimella lutea DNA window includes the following coding sequences:
- a CDS encoding helix-turn-helix domain-containing protein has translation MARAADDIERAHLRDPSDRSFTIHRYGAPEHLRGLLRRFWIPVWDVPAPEQSVQKVLQYPVCLLITTPAYSRFGGPTRGLSRTVLEGGSWGFGAMFTPAAGSLLLGRPVSTITDQSIELDEVFPGLTVKLRELMAADPDDIGAHAEGRTLVQERLEPLLPLDEESLLINDLTEAAETDLSITSVVELCRRFDLNERSLQRLCNRRLGLTPLWLIRRRRLHEAADRLRESSGSLADVAAVLGYADQAHFSRDFKTATGMTPGEFARMNAAAD, from the coding sequence ATGGCCAGAGCCGCGGACGACATTGAGCGCGCTCACCTGCGCGACCCGTCCGACCGCTCGTTCACGATTCATCGCTACGGGGCGCCTGAGCATCTGCGCGGTCTGCTGCGTCGCTTTTGGATTCCGGTGTGGGACGTGCCGGCGCCGGAGCAGTCGGTGCAGAAGGTGCTGCAGTACCCCGTCTGTCTGCTCATCACGACGCCTGCGTACTCGCGCTTCGGCGGCCCGACGCGTGGTCTGTCGAGGACGGTGCTGGAGGGCGGATCGTGGGGGTTCGGTGCGATGTTCACTCCGGCCGCAGGGTCGCTGCTACTCGGCCGCCCGGTCAGCACGATCACCGATCAGTCCATCGAGTTGGATGAGGTGTTCCCGGGACTCACGGTGAAGCTGCGCGAACTGATGGCTGCTGACCCGGACGATATCGGCGCCCATGCGGAGGGACGAACGCTGGTGCAGGAGCGGCTCGAGCCACTGCTGCCCCTCGACGAGGAGTCATTGCTGATCAACGACCTGACCGAGGCCGCGGAGACGGACCTGTCGATCACGAGCGTCGTGGAACTGTGTCGCCGCTTCGACTTGAACGAGCGCTCGCTGCAGCGTTTGTGCAACCGGCGGCTGGGGTTGACGCCGCTCTGGTTGATCCGTCGTCGCCGGTTGCACGAGGCGGCCGATCGCCTGCGTGAGAGTTCGGGGTCGTTGGCGGACGTCGCCGCCGTGCTCGGTTACGCCGACCAGGCGCACTTCTCGCGCGACTTCAAGACGGCGACCGGAATGACGCCTGGCGAGTTCGCTCGGATGAACGCAGCCGCCGACTAG
- a CDS encoding helicase-associated domain-containing protein: MPTHRSLADDVRSRTPQELRDLVVARPDLLHPGTSDLTGLAARAATRSSVQRAVDALPADALRVLDALVASSGELAGAAARLAVEVDAITDFADDLWTRALVWRNGDRLTATREVAQLLAEVDLDQAPFHHPVVGTPGGSQKAADAHAGHAALDLVWQVEALAEHWEAAPPRVMSKGGVSVRDHKGLAGHLDTTIEHSAFIAELAHAAGLLAPDAEIDPTWLPTPAYDDWLQEPPASRWVALARAWWTMLRAPSLVASRDPGGSVVNLLGDASVWPMMRQRRHDVLSVLLDLSAEVAVSVDDVDVLLRWHRPLRLPPGVPTRADAAVQEAEWLGLVADGRLSSVGRALAADRLDDSVAAPLLPALIDHVLVQADLTAIAPGPLTDDLRRLMHTVGDVESRGGATVFRITDRSMNRALDAGHSAAGLREQLRSASLTPLPQSLEYLIDDAARRHGVTRVGAASSYVRSDDESLLNALVADSAAEPLQLLRIAPTVLVSRLPAARLLNLLREIGYSTLAEDASGAVTVIGSEPARAPSPRPSASVTRTTVEASAAEQFVEKLLQTSGTEAPATGDPAVTVDVLLDAAATGVPVRVGYVDTSGNIRRITMRPRSVDAGRVTGTVGENVRTISVHRITAVAPA; this comes from the coding sequence GTGCCCACCCACCGCAGCCTCGCCGACGACGTCCGGTCCAGGACACCGCAAGAACTGCGCGATCTTGTCGTGGCCCGGCCCGATCTGCTTCACCCCGGCACGTCCGACCTGACCGGGCTGGCGGCACGAGCCGCGACCCGCAGCAGTGTGCAACGTGCCGTGGACGCCCTGCCCGCTGACGCCTTGCGCGTCCTGGACGCCCTGGTTGCTTCGTCGGGTGAGCTTGCGGGCGCAGCGGCCCGCCTGGCTGTCGAGGTCGATGCCATCACCGACTTCGCGGACGACCTGTGGACCCGGGCACTGGTGTGGCGCAACGGTGACCGGTTGACCGCAACCCGCGAGGTCGCCCAGCTCCTCGCCGAAGTCGATCTGGACCAGGCCCCGTTCCACCACCCCGTGGTCGGGACACCCGGGGGCAGCCAGAAGGCCGCCGACGCGCACGCCGGACATGCGGCGCTCGACCTGGTGTGGCAGGTCGAGGCGCTCGCCGAACACTGGGAAGCGGCGCCGCCACGAGTGATGAGCAAGGGCGGGGTGTCCGTCCGCGACCACAAGGGTCTCGCCGGGCATCTCGACACGACGATCGAACACAGCGCATTCATCGCCGAACTCGCCCACGCTGCAGGGCTGCTCGCACCCGACGCAGAGATCGATCCGACCTGGTTGCCCACCCCCGCCTACGACGACTGGCTACAGGAGCCGCCCGCCTCGCGTTGGGTCGCGCTCGCTCGGGCGTGGTGGACAATGCTGCGCGCGCCGTCCCTCGTCGCGTCCAGAGACCCGGGCGGGTCGGTCGTCAATCTGCTCGGGGATGCTTCCGTGTGGCCGATGATGCGCCAGCGCAGACACGACGTGCTGTCGGTGCTCCTCGACCTGTCCGCTGAGGTCGCGGTGTCGGTGGACGACGTCGATGTCCTGTTGCGCTGGCACCGCCCCCTGCGCCTGCCGCCCGGGGTACCGACTCGCGCGGATGCCGCTGTGCAAGAGGCGGAATGGTTGGGACTGGTCGCCGACGGACGACTGAGTTCGGTCGGACGAGCCCTGGCCGCCGACCGGCTGGACGACTCCGTGGCCGCGCCGCTGTTGCCCGCACTGATCGATCACGTTCTCGTGCAGGCTGATCTGACGGCGATCGCGCCCGGCCCGCTGACGGACGATCTGCGACGCCTCATGCACACCGTGGGCGACGTCGAATCTCGCGGTGGGGCAACTGTTTTCCGGATCACCGACCGCTCGATGAACCGAGCGCTCGATGCAGGGCATTCGGCTGCCGGCCTGCGCGAACAGTTGCGCTCCGCGAGTCTCACCCCGTTGCCGCAGTCGCTCGAGTACCTGATCGACGACGCCGCACGACGGCACGGCGTGACTCGCGTTGGGGCTGCATCGTCGTACGTGCGTAGTGATGACGAGTCACTACTGAACGCGCTCGTGGCCGACTCGGCCGCAGAACCGTTGCAACTGCTGCGAATTGCCCCGACCGTCCTGGTCTCGCGGCTGCCGGCTGCTCGACTTCTCAATCTCCTGCGCGAGATCGGCTACTCCACCCTCGCCGAGGACGCGTCCGGCGCCGTGACCGTCATCGGCAGTGAACCCGCCCGGGCGCCGTCGCCCCGTCCGTCCGCGTCCGTCACCCGCACCACGGTCGAGGCGTCGGCCGCGGAGCAGTTCGTCGAGAAACTACTGCAGACGTCCGGGACCGAAGCCCCGGCCACCGGCGACCCGGCAGTGACCGTCGACGTGCTGTTGGACGCGGCGGCCACCGGCGTGCCCGTCCGGGTCGGCTATGTCGACACATCGGGCAACATCCGACGGATCACAATGCGTCCGCGCTCGGTGGACGCAGGACGGGTGACCGGTACCGTCGGCGAGAACGTCCGGACGATCAGCGTGCACCGCATCACTGCCGTCGCGCCCGCTTGA
- a CDS encoding aldose 1-epimerase family protein → MSDRAPSGQQWTLKAHDQELVVVQAGGGIREYRSGGRPLLHGYPVDAKADAGRGQHLMPWPNRIRDGKYTYAGKEQQLALSEPARSNASHGLTRWATWHLVEQSDDRVVVGYSLLPQQGWDGMLELTVTYSIGEDGLTVTPAATNAGRAAVPFGYGAHPYLTAGEDTVDQLILELPAGTVIDVDDRLIPTGTAPVPAELDFSTARPIADTQLDHAYTDLRAEDGHWRITVRTDEHATTLWADADAFGYAQAFTGDSLPDGNARRTGVAVEPMTCPANAFNTGEGLIELQPGQTWSASWGVTGE, encoded by the coding sequence ATGAGTGATCGCGCACCCAGCGGGCAGCAATGGACCCTGAAGGCCCACGACCAGGAACTCGTCGTCGTCCAGGCGGGTGGAGGAATCCGCGAATACCGCTCGGGTGGAAGGCCACTGCTGCACGGCTACCCGGTCGACGCAAAGGCCGATGCCGGACGGGGTCAGCACCTGATGCCGTGGCCCAACCGTATTCGAGACGGCAAGTACACCTACGCGGGCAAGGAGCAGCAGTTGGCGCTGTCCGAACCGGCACGATCGAACGCCTCCCACGGACTCACCCGTTGGGCGACCTGGCACCTGGTGGAGCAGAGTGACGATCGAGTGGTCGTCGGTTATTCGCTGCTGCCGCAACAGGGTTGGGATGGGATGCTCGAGCTGACCGTCACGTACTCGATCGGCGAGGACGGCCTCACCGTCACGCCTGCTGCAACGAACGCCGGCCGTGCAGCGGTGCCCTTCGGTTACGGCGCACACCCCTACCTCACGGCCGGGGAGGACACGGTCGACCAGCTGATCCTCGAACTGCCTGCCGGCACCGTCATCGACGTGGACGACCGCCTCATCCCGACGGGCACCGCGCCCGTGCCGGCCGAGCTCGACTTCTCGACCGCGCGGCCGATCGCCGATACGCAGCTGGATCACGCGTACACCGATCTGCGCGCGGAGGACGGTCACTGGCGCATCACGGTACGGACCGACGAACACGCGACGACGCTCTGGGCCGATGCGGACGCGTTCGGCTACGCGCAAGCCTTCACCGGTGACTCGCTGCCCGATGGTAACGCTCGGCGCACCGGCGTCGCGGTCGAGCCGATGACCTGTCCGGCCAACGCTTTCAACACCGGCGAGGGCCTCATCGAGCTGCAACCCGGACAGACCTGGTCGGCGTCGTGGGGCGTTACGGGAGAATGA
- the menD gene encoding 2-succinyl-5-enolpyruvyl-6-hydroxy-3-cyclohexene-1-carboxylic-acid synthase, producing the protein MNPSMAFATVLIDELVRHGVRDIVLAPGSRSAPLAYAALEAEKAGRLRLHVRIDERSAGFLALGMAKIRRIPVPIITTSGTAVANLHPAVLEAHHAHVPMLVLSADRPPEMRAVGANQTTDQVKIFGNSTRWFYEFGVPERRAGQQDWWRSIVGRALAEATGIPAGDAGPVHLNIPLRAPLVPDVDSEGWPEDLSGLPRGESWLNIRQVDSHRAVAAGPGIAPVPRTLVVLGDLPEPSMAAEVAELADAAGWPVIAEPFGQYHRGRVTPHGALILRATEWLERNRPERVLVAGRTTLDREVGKLLRHPDVSVEVVTAGTSWAGSSHHTRRVHAWEDIERSRTAVASCADRAWSARWRRASTALSEAATPLIEGSWPSGMTVARTVVHNLPDGSAIVIGPSNIVRDLDLARNPNRIAREVVSVANRGLAGIDGMVSTAAGVALSRPERPTYALMGDLTFLHDGNALLIGPDNDKPDLTIVVLNDDGGGIFSTLEPGQDHLTDSFERIFGTPTGANLELVCRARSTQYELITDRDTLADRIANPSKGVRVLEVRIERSAERPLHERLAEVARHALAELD; encoded by the coding sequence GTGAACCCCTCCATGGCCTTCGCGACCGTGCTGATCGACGAGCTCGTCCGGCACGGCGTACGTGACATCGTCCTGGCTCCCGGCTCCCGATCGGCGCCGCTGGCGTACGCCGCGCTCGAGGCCGAGAAGGCCGGACGACTTCGGCTGCACGTGCGCATCGACGAACGGTCGGCGGGGTTCCTCGCCCTCGGCATGGCGAAGATCCGTCGGATCCCGGTGCCGATCATCACCACCAGCGGCACCGCGGTGGCCAACCTGCACCCGGCCGTCCTCGAGGCGCACCATGCCCATGTGCCGATGCTCGTCCTCTCGGCCGACCGGCCGCCGGAGATGCGCGCTGTCGGTGCCAACCAGACCACCGACCAGGTGAAGATCTTCGGCAACTCCACCCGCTGGTTCTACGAGTTCGGCGTACCCGAAAGGCGTGCGGGTCAACAGGATTGGTGGCGTTCGATCGTCGGACGTGCCCTCGCCGAAGCGACCGGCATACCCGCGGGCGACGCCGGGCCGGTGCACCTGAACATTCCGCTGCGCGCCCCATTGGTGCCGGACGTCGACAGTGAGGGTTGGCCGGAGGACCTCAGCGGTCTGCCGCGCGGTGAGTCCTGGCTCAACATCCGCCAGGTCGACAGCCACCGCGCTGTGGCTGCCGGGCCCGGCATCGCCCCCGTGCCGCGCACGCTGGTCGTGCTGGGTGACCTGCCCGAGCCGTCGATGGCCGCCGAGGTCGCCGAGCTCGCGGACGCGGCGGGCTGGCCGGTCATCGCCGAACCGTTCGGTCAGTACCACCGTGGACGGGTCACCCCGCACGGGGCGCTGATCCTGCGTGCCACCGAATGGCTGGAGCGCAACCGGCCAGAACGCGTCCTTGTGGCCGGACGCACCACCCTCGATCGGGAGGTGGGCAAACTGCTGCGCCATCCGGACGTCTCGGTCGAGGTCGTCACCGCCGGCACCTCGTGGGCGGGCTCGAGTCACCACACCCGCCGCGTGCACGCGTGGGAGGACATCGAGCGCAGCCGGACGGCGGTCGCCAGTTGCGCGGACCGCGCGTGGAGCGCCCGGTGGCGTCGTGCCAGCACTGCGCTGTCCGAGGCCGCGACACCGCTCATCGAGGGCAGCTGGCCTTCCGGCATGACCGTCGCCCGGACGGTGGTGCACAACCTGCCCGACGGCTCTGCGATCGTGATCGGCCCGTCCAACATCGTCCGAGACCTCGATCTTGCGCGAAACCCCAATCGCATTGCGCGAGAGGTGGTTTCGGTAGCCAATCGCGGTTTGGCAGGCATCGACGGCATGGTGTCGACCGCCGCGGGCGTCGCGCTCTCGCGTCCGGAACGACCGACGTACGCACTGATGGGCGATCTCACGTTCCTGCACGACGGCAACGCGTTGCTGATCGGCCCGGACAACGACAAGCCGGACTTGACGATCGTCGTGCTGAACGACGACGGCGGTGGCATCTTCAGCACCTTGGAGCCGGGCCAGGACCACTTGACCGATTCCTTCGAGCGCATCTTCGGAACGCCGACCGGCGCCAACCTCGAGCTGGTGTGTCGGGCGCGCAGCACGCAGTACGAGCTCATCACCGACCGCGACACGCTCGCCGATCGAATCGC